From Mesobacillus jeotgali, the proteins below share one genomic window:
- a CDS encoding iron chelate uptake ABC transporter family permease subunit, which yields MRNSVKFTLLALFALGACALYLFHDLNGSFDYALPKRAFKVAAMVITAAAIAYSTVVFQTISHNRILTPSIIGLDSLYMLLQTVLIFFLGSGHVTVVNKPVNFMLTIAIMVVFALLLYKLLFKKGNQPIYFLLLVGIIVGSFFSSITTFLQVLIDPNEFQMVQDRMFASFNNINTDLVWLAVILIGLLVLYAWRFTPYLDVLSLGRENAINLGVPYDSIVKKMLVLVAVFISISTALVGPLTFLGLIVANLSYQAFKTYRHSVLISGAILISVIAIVGGQWIVERVFTFSTTLSVIINFIGGVYFIYLLLKESRST from the coding sequence TACTTATTCCATGACCTGAATGGCAGCTTTGATTATGCACTCCCGAAGCGGGCCTTCAAGGTAGCGGCAATGGTGATCACCGCTGCAGCAATCGCCTATTCGACCGTCGTTTTCCAGACAATCAGCCACAACAGGATCCTGACACCAAGCATCATCGGACTGGATTCGCTCTATATGCTGCTGCAGACCGTGCTGATTTTCTTCCTTGGTTCCGGCCATGTAACAGTTGTTAATAAACCGGTGAACTTCATGTTAACAATCGCCATCATGGTTGTATTCGCCTTGCTGCTCTACAAGCTTCTTTTTAAAAAAGGAAACCAGCCCATCTACTTCTTGCTGCTCGTCGGAATCATTGTCGGATCGTTTTTCTCAAGCATAACGACATTCCTGCAGGTTTTGATCGATCCGAATGAGTTCCAGATGGTGCAAGACCGGATGTTTGCGAGCTTCAATAATATCAACACTGATTTAGTATGGCTGGCGGTCATCCTGATTGGCCTGCTGGTCCTATATGCATGGAGATTCACGCCGTACCTCGATGTGCTGTCACTGGGCAGGGAAAATGCGATCAACCTGGGAGTTCCTTATGACTCTATCGTAAAAAAAATGCTTGTGCTCGTTGCCGTATTCATCTCAATATCTACCGCTCTGGTAGGACCGCTGACCTTTCTTGGTTTGATTGTAGCGAATCTATCCTATCAAGCTTTTAAAACTTACCGGCACAGCGTCCTCATTAGCGGGGCGATTTTAATCAGTGTAATCGCCATTGTCGGCGGACAGTGGATTGTCGAAAGAGTCTTCACATTCTCCACGACGCTGAGTGTCATCATCAATTTCATCGGTGGCGTATATTTCATCTATTTACTGCTGAAGGAGAGTCGATCAACATGA
- a CDS encoding iron ABC transporter ATP-binding protein has product MIKVRSLSKFYGKKSVVEDVTVNIERGKITSFIGPNGAGKSTLLSMVSRLLDADSGEVLIDQTDVRKMKSNDFSRVVSILKQSNYMNVRLTIRELVSFGRFPYSKGRLTEEDERFVDQAINYMHLTDMQDRYLDELSGGQKQRAFIAMVIAQDTKYILLDEPLNNLDMKHSVQIMKILRQLVDDLGKTVVIVLHDINFASVYSDRIVALKDGKVIKDGPAQEIIQSDALKEIYDMDIPIQEVNNCRICVYFNS; this is encoded by the coding sequence ATGATCAAGGTTCGTTCACTGTCCAAGTTTTACGGAAAGAAGAGCGTGGTCGAGGATGTGACCGTCAACATTGAAAGAGGGAAAATCACTTCCTTTATCGGACCAAATGGCGCCGGCAAGTCAACGCTGCTTTCGATGGTCAGCCGGCTGCTCGATGCTGATTCGGGGGAGGTGCTGATTGACCAGACAGATGTCAGAAAGATGAAGTCCAATGATTTTTCCAGGGTGGTTTCGATCCTTAAGCAATCGAATTACATGAATGTCCGCCTGACCATCCGCGAGCTCGTTTCCTTCGGCAGGTTTCCTTATTCAAAGGGAAGGCTGACCGAGGAGGATGAGCGTTTTGTCGACCAGGCTATAAACTACATGCACCTAACCGATATGCAGGACCGTTACCTTGATGAATTATCCGGCGGGCAAAAACAGCGGGCGTTCATCGCAATGGTCATCGCCCAGGATACGAAGTACATACTGCTTGATGAACCGCTAAACAACCTGGATATGAAGCACTCAGTGCAAATCATGAAAATCCTTCGCCAGCTTGTCGATGATCTTGGGAAAACAGTTGTCATTGTCCTCCATGACATCAACTTTGCTTCCGTTTACTCAGACCGGATTGTTGCTTTGAAGGATGGAAAAGTCATCAAGGATGGCCCTGCACAGGAAATCATCCAGTCAGACGCGTTAAAAGAAATCTATGATATGGATATTCCAATCCAGGAAGTGAACAATTGCCGGATATGCGTTTACTTTAATTCTTAA